Proteins co-encoded in one Dama dama isolate Ldn47 chromosome 2, ASM3311817v1, whole genome shotgun sequence genomic window:
- the MUS81 gene encoding crossover junction endonuclease MUS81: MAAPVRLARKRPLPVCPNPLFVRWLTEWRDEAASRGRRTQFVFQKALRSLRRYPLPLRSGKEAKILQHFGDGLCRMLDQRLQQHEASGGDHAPCSPSGTKSPARERPPAELQDPSMPVRKEQVPTQLKAGGPGSYWPARHSGARAVLLQLYKEHLNPSGQGFLTKEELLQRCAPKVSRVAPGSARPWPALRSLLHRNLVLRTHQPARYSLTPEGLELAQKLADSEGLSLLNVGSRPEEPLGEEPEVPGAASAELGTSEGSVQQPLLELGPGEYRVVLCVDVGETKGAGHRPELLRELQRLHVTHTVRKLHVGDFVWVAQETSPRDPARPAELVLDHIVERKRLDDLCSSIIDGRFREQKFRLKRCGLGRRVYLVEEHGSVHNLSLPESTLLQAVTNTQVIDGFFVKRTADIKESAAYLALLTRGLQRFYRGHTLRSRPWGTSGDPESKAGPSPNPVCSLLTFSDFNAGAMKNKAQSVRDVFARQLMQVRGVSGEKAAALLARYSTPASLLAAYDACATPKEQEMLLSTIKCGPLQRNLGPVLSRTLSQLYCSYGPLT, translated from the exons ATGGCAGCGCCCGTCCGGCTGGCCCGGAAACGCCCGCTGCCTGTTTGCCCCAACCCTCTCTTCGTACGCTGGCTGACTGAGTGGCGGGACGAGGCAGCCAGCAGAGGGCGCCGCACGCAATTTGTGTTTCAGAAG GCGCTGCGCTCCCTCCGGCGGTATCCACTGCCCCTGCGCAGCGGCAAGGAAGCTAAGATCCTCCAGCACTTCGGAGACGGGCTTTGCCGGATGCTGGACCAGCGACTGCAGCAGCATGAAGCATCAGGCG gGGACCATGCCCCGTGTTCACCATCCGGAACCAAGAGCCCAGCCCGGGAAAGGCCACCTGCTGAACTCCAGGACCCTTCCATGCCAGTGAGGAAGGAGCAGG TCCCAACCCAGCTCAAAGCAGGCGGCCCTGGCAGCTACTGGCCAGCTCGGCACTCGGGAGCACGAGCAGTCCTGCTGCAGCTATACAAGGAACACCTG AATCCTAGCGGCCAGGGCTTCCTAACCAAGGAGGAGCTGTTGCAGAGGTGTGCCCCAAAGGTTTCCAGG GTGGCCCCTGGAAGTGCTCGCCCCTGGCCAGCCCTCCGTTCGCTCCTTCACAGGAACCTGGTCCTCAGGACACACCAGCCAGCTAG GTACTCACTGACCCCGGAGGGTCTGGAGCTGGCCCAGAAGCTGGCTGACTCAGAGGGCCTGAGCTTGCTGAATGTGGGCAGCAGGCCGGAGGAGCCCCTtggggaggagcctgaagtgccAGGAGCGGCTTCAGCTGAGCT TGGCACCAGTGAAGGGAGCGTCCAGCAGCCCCTCCTGGAGCTGGGGCCTGGAGAGTACAGGGTGGTGTTGTGTGTGGACGTCGGTGAGACCAAGGG GGCGGGCCACAGGCCAGAGCTGCTCCGAGAGCTGCAGCGGCTGCACGTGACGCACACGGTGCGCAAGCTGCATGTCGGGGACTTTGTGTGGGTGGCCCAAGAGACCAGTCCCAGAGACCCAG CACGACCTGCAGAGCTAGTCCTGGACCATATCGTGGAGCGAAAGCGGCTGGACGACCTATGCAGCAGCATCATCGATGGCCGCTTCCGGGAGCAGAAG TTCCGGCTGAAGCGCTGTGGCCTGGGGCGCCGAGTGTACCTGGTGGAGGAGCATGGTTCTGTGCACAACCTCAGCCTTCCTGAGAGCACACTGCTGCAGGCTGTCACCAACACTCAG GTCATCGATGGCTTCTTTGTGAAGCGCACAGCGGACATTAAGGAGTCGGCCGCCTACCTGGCCCTGTTGACACGGGGCCTGCAGAGGTTCTACCGG GGTCACACCCTCCGCAGCCGCCCCTGGGGCACCTCTGGGGACCCTGAATCAAAGGCCGGGCCCTCCCCAAACCCTGTCTGCTCACTCCTCACCTTCAGCGACTTCAACGCAGGAGCCATGAAGAACAAG GCCCAGTCCGTGCGGGACGTGTTTGCCAGGCAGCTCATGCAGGTGCGCGGGGTGAGCGGGGAGAAGGCGGCGGCCCTGCTGGCTCGGTACAGCACCCCTGCCAG CTTACTGGCCGCCTATGATGCCTGTGCCACCCCAAAGGAACAGGAAATGCTGCTGAGCACCATCAAGTGTGGGCCGCTGCAGAG GAATCTGGGGCCCGTTCTGAGCAGAACCTTGTCACAGCTCTACTGCAGCTATGGTCCCCTGACCTGA